Below is a window of Streptomyces sp. NBC_01429 DNA.
GGGAAGAAGCCGGTCATGAACTGTCCGGCCGTGGGGTCGCCCGCGAGGAAGCGGTTGATGTCGCCGCTCTTGCCCTCGTACGTACCGGCCTGGAACCAGGGGAACGAGTTGACCAGGTGGTGCATGCCGATGGGGATCAGCGCGCGGTTGACCACGCCGAAGATGCCCGCGCCGACGGCGCCCGACCCGACCAGCCACTCGCCGAGGTTGTGCAGACCCGAGCCGAGGACGGGCCAGATGTAGCCGAAGATGATGCCGATGACGAGGCCCGCGAAGGCGGCGAGGATCGGGACGAGCCTGCGGCCACCGAAGAAGCCCGCCCAGTCGGGCAGCTTCGTACGGTAGAAGCGCTGGTAGAGCAGGGCGACGACGATGCCCATGACGACTCCGCCGAGGACCTTCGCGTCGACGGCCGCGTCGACCATGACTATCTTGCCGTCCACGACCTGCGCGACCTTGGGCAGGTTGGAGTCGGTGAAGGTGCCCAGGACGTTCTTGAAGACCAGGTAGCCGGTGACGGCGGCGAGCGCGGTGGAGCCGTCCGCCTTCTTGGCGAAGCCGATCGCGATGCCGACGGCGAACAGCAGCGGCATGTTGTCCAGGATGGCGTTGCCGCCCGCGGCCATAAAGCCGGCGATCTTGGTGATGAACGCGGGGAACGAGTCGCGGCCGAGCATGTCGGGGTTGCCGAGACGCACCAGCAGCGCACCGGCGGGCAGAACCGCGACGGGTAGCATCAGGCTGCGGCCGATACGCTGCATCACAGCCATCGCGCGGCTGCCCAGCCCCTTCCGCTCCGCTGCGGGCTTCTTGTCAGCCGCGGTGGCGGCGCCGGCGGTGGACATCAACTTCCTCCAGTGGAACGCGGCGTGCGACGCTGTGGGCGCGCGGCCGTGTGGTCTACACCATCAGTGGTGTAGACCAGTTGTAGCACGGTGAGGAAGAGATAAGGAACAGTCGAAAGGCCCCCGGATAAACCCTCCGAGGGCCCTCGCTCGCACGCTCCGGGGCGCTTCGGCCGCTGACCGGAACGTGTCGTACCGCCCAACTGGCCTGCTACGCCTTGGTGTTCTGCTGTTCGACCTCCTCCTCCAGCTCCTCGGGCTCGCGCCCGGGCGTCGGGATGTCGAATCTGGTGATCGCGAAGCGGAAGACCGCGTAGTACACCACCGCGAAGCAGAGCCCGATCGGGATGATCAGCCAGGGCTTGGTGTCGAGATGCCAGTTCACCACGTAGTCGATCAGGCCGGCCGAGAAACTGAAGCCCGCGTGCACCCCCAGCGCCCAGGTGATCGCCATCGACGCCCCGGTCAGCAGCGCGTGCGCCCCGTACAGCAGCGGCGCCGCGAACATGAAGGAGAACTCCAGCGGCTCCGTCACCCCGGTGACGAACGAGGTCAGCGCCACCGAGAGCATCAGCCCCGCCACCCGCTTGCGGTGCTCGGGGCGCGCGCAGTGCGCGATGGCGAGCGCGGCGGCCGGCAGGCCGAACATCATGATCGGGAAGAAGCCGGACATGAACTGGCCCGCCGACGGGTCCCCGGCGAAGAACCGGGTCAGGTCGCCCTGGACGACCGTGCCGTCCGGCTTGGTGAACGAACCCGCCTGGAACCAGAAGAAGGTGTTCAGGAACTGGTGCATCCCGATCGGGATCAGCAGCCGGTTGGCGACACCGAAGATCCCCGCGCCCCAGGCGCCCAGGCTGATCAGCTGTTTCGCGAACGACGTCAGCGCGTCGCCCACGGGCTGCCACAGCAGCCCGAACAGCACCCCGAGGATCACGCAGATGAAGGCCATCAGGATCGGCACCAGCCTGCGGCCGTTGAAGAAGCCCAGCCAGTCGACCAGCCTCGTACGGTGGAACCGCTGCCAGACCACCGCCGTCAGCAGCCCGATCAGGATGCCGCCCAGCACGCCCGGGTTCTGCGGGGTGCCCTCCGGCAGCTCCTTCGTCACCGAGCCGCCGATCGGGAAGGCGGCCAGCACGCCGTGGAAGACGAGGAAGCCGACGACCGCGGCGAGCGCGGTGGAGCCGTCCGCCTTCTTCGCGAATCCGATCGCCACCCCGATGCAGAACAGCAGCGGCAGCCCGAACGCCCCGTCCAGGATGGCCGTCCCGCCCAGGCTGAACACCTTCGCCGTCTTGTCCCAGAAGGCGCCGTGCAGATAGGCGGCGAACAGATTCCCCAGGCTGACCAGCAGCCCCGCGGCGGGCAGGACCGCCACCGGCAGCTGGAGACTGCGGCCGATCTTCTGGAGCCCCTGGAACAGCCCGTTCCACCAGCGCCCGCCCGGTCCGGACCGCCCCGCCCGGTGCGCCGGTCCGGGGTGCGGAGTTGCCGCGCTGTCGGCGCTCATCGTGGTTCTCCCGTCGTTCTCCCACCGTTCGCGACTGGTGTAGACCAGTTGCGATAGGCTCCATCCTTCGGTACGGGGTGACGGTCCGCCCGTGAAGATGCTCCAACCGTGCGTTACCGTGACGAAGCGGACCGGAGTCGCACCGGGCAGCCGGAGCACAGCGTCAGAGAGCCAGGGAGAAAGACATGGCCACCAAGGCTGAGAAGATCGTCGCCGGACTCGGCGGGCTCGACAACATCGAAGAGGTCGAGGGCTGCATCACCCGCCTCCGTACCGAGGTCGTCAACCCCGACCTCGTCGACGAAGCGGCCCTCAAGGCCGCCGGAGCCCACGGCGTCGTCAAGATGGGCACCGCGATCCAGGTCGTCATCGGCACCGACGCCGACCCGATCGCCGCCGACATCGAAGACATGATGTGACCAGCGGCCGATAGCGACCGACAACGGTCGACTGGCGGTCGACAACGGTCGACAACGGCGGCCCGTCAACCGGCCGTCGGGGGAAGGGCCTGATCCCGACCACCGGAACAGGCCCCTCCCCAAGGTCCCGATAGGCTCACGGTCATGTCTCGAATCGACGGCCGCACCCCCGAACAGCTCCGTCCCGTCACCATCGAACGCGGATGGAGCAAGCACG
It encodes the following:
- a CDS encoding PTS transporter subunit EIIC: MSTAGAATAADKKPAAERKGLGSRAMAVMQRIGRSLMLPVAVLPAGALLVRLGNPDMLGRDSFPAFITKIAGFMAAGGNAILDNMPLLFAVGIAIGFAKKADGSTALAAVTGYLVFKNVLGTFTDSNLPKVAQVVDGKIVMVDAAVDAKVLGGVVMGIVVALLYQRFYRTKLPDWAGFFGGRRLVPILAAFAGLVIGIIFGYIWPVLGSGLHNLGEWLVGSGAVGAGIFGVVNRALIPIGMHHLVNSFPWFQAGTYEGKSGDINRFLAGDPTAGQFMTGFFPIMMFALPAACLAIYHCARPERRKVVGGMMLSLALTAFVTGVTEPIEFTFMFIAPVLYAIHAVLTGVSMALTWALGMKDGFGFSAGAVDFFLNLGIATNPWGLALVGLCFAVVYYVVFRFAITRFNLPTPGRESDEELAELLKAEAK
- a CDS encoding PTS transporter subunit EIIC, with the translated sequence MSADSAATPHPGPAHRAGRSGPGGRWWNGLFQGLQKIGRSLQLPVAVLPAAGLLVSLGNLFAAYLHGAFWDKTAKVFSLGGTAILDGAFGLPLLFCIGVAIGFAKKADGSTALAAVVGFLVFHGVLAAFPIGGSVTKELPEGTPQNPGVLGGILIGLLTAVVWQRFHRTRLVDWLGFFNGRRLVPILMAFICVILGVLFGLLWQPVGDALTSFAKQLISLGAWGAGIFGVANRLLIPIGMHQFLNTFFWFQAGSFTKPDGTVVQGDLTRFFAGDPSAGQFMSGFFPIMMFGLPAAALAIAHCARPEHRKRVAGLMLSVALTSFVTGVTEPLEFSFMFAAPLLYGAHALLTGASMAITWALGVHAGFSFSAGLIDYVVNWHLDTKPWLIIPIGLCFAVVYYAVFRFAITRFDIPTPGREPEELEEEVEQQNTKA